The following nucleotide sequence is from Zea mays cultivar B73 chromosome 1, Zm-B73-REFERENCE-NAM-5.0, whole genome shotgun sequence.
TGAGTGTGGTTTCTGTGCTCTAACATTCATGCTCCGTTATGACATCTGTTTTTAACTTCTTTCAGGACTATAACTTTCTTGATTATCATGAGAAAGTTATTGATGGCTTCTATGACATCTTTGGCTCTATGGAATCCTCTAGGCAGGGAAATATGCCATCATTAGCAGATCTCCAAACAGGCATAGGGGACCTAGGCTTTGAAGTCATTGTAGTAAACCGTGCCATTGATAGTACCTTGCAGGAGATGGAGCAAGTGGCACAGTGCATCCTGTTGGACTTCCCTGTTGCCAATATTGCACTCTTAGTGCAAAGAATAGCTGAGCTTGTTACAGATAATATGGGTGGACCTGTCAAAGATGCTAACGACATGCTCACAAGGTGGCTGGAGAAGAGTACTGAGTTGAGAACCTCGCTACAAACAAGTTTGTTGCCTATTGGTTGCATCAAGATAGGGCTATCACGTCACCGTGCCTTACTTTTCAAGGTCCCCTTCCTCCATCCCTCTTTCCCATGCACGCATATGCAAGAAAACTAGCTAGCTAGGACAAAAAGGAAAAAACCCAGTGCTGGCTGCTGTCAGATGAGTGGGGTCTGGGGAAGGAATAGCCGAGGCAAGCCTTACCTCTAAATTAGAGAGGCTGCGTCGAACCCAGGACCTTTTGGCTCAGTGGAAAGGCTTCTCACCACTGTGCCAGGCCTGTCCTTCACTAGTTAGCTAGGAAGTTACTGAAAAAATATTGTATTGTTCGAGCTGAGCAGCACATGCTTAGGAAGTTATGTAACTATACCTCTTCGTGCAGATCCTTGCAGATAGTGTTGGGATTCTATGCAAACTTGTCAAAGGGAGCAATTATACTGGTGGTGATGATGACGATGCTATAAACATAATTAAGATGGACAATGAAAGGTATCGATGTTTAATCATTGCACTTTGTGTATATACTTCATAGCATAAATACTTAAGATACTTCAGTTTATGCTGTCCATGTGCTAGTAATTTTTTGGTACTTAAGATGGACAATGAAAGTTTTTTGTTTACTATATTTCAATTAATTTGTTGCTGTCTATGTTTACTAAGTAGTTTTTGGGTGTGATTTTTTCTGTAGGGAGTTTTTGGTTGATCTGATGGCTGCTCCTGGTGCTCTTATTCCAGCAGATATCTTAAGTTGGAAAGGCAATTCGTTAAATTCTAATAGAAAACTTGGCCTGAGTCAGACAGCTGGATCATCGAGTACCGTTGGTGCTAATATGGGTCCTAGTGTATTGCCACTTGAACCTAAAGGTGATCAGCTGCCTTTGTTCAGCAGTGGTGATTGGATATCAGAGAGTGGTTCTGGATATGGGGCAGCAGAAACTGCAGCTTCTACTCAAACCTCTTCTGGTGCCACATCATCTGTTCCTGCTGGAAGTGCTTTTGACAGTTCATGGATGCTGATTAATCATGACCAATCAGATGGACCATCAACTTCTGCTGGTACATCATCCCAGCAGAAAGTTGTACCTCAAAACGAACATCCACGGAATTTAAACCGTCTTCCAGATTTGCAGGAAATTCCAGAGTCAAAAAACCTTTTTGCTGACCTTAATCCTTTTGGGGATACGAAGTCCAAGAAAACTTCAGTACCATTCAAAGGACCAGATCAAAGGAACAATGAGTTGCAAAAGCGCAGAGAGAACATTGTCCCTAATGGTGGAAGACCACAGCAGCGGTTAGTTATGAAGAATTGGTCTCCTTATAATGATGTTTCTAACAACAAACAGTACAATTATGTCGAGGATTCATTTGCACGTAGAAATGTTGGCAACAATGCCGCATCATCATCATCCCAGATAACACAACAAGCCGCAAGGTCTAATCTTAATTCTGGATTGCGTAATGATGCATCATATCATAATTATGATAGTATTATGGCTGGTACCTCTGCCACGAATATTACATCTACAGCTGAGACTGGGAAGGTTCCTGAAAGGGTTCTGCGTGGTGATTTGGATAAAGGTCAAACAAATTATAGACTTCAGGATCAACATGTTGTAGGTCAACCACCACAGGAAAGACTTCCATGGGGTAATCCTGCTGAAGGAAGAGTTCCAATGAATAGATTTCAGAATCAAGCAAAACAACACATGGGAAACATTGATACAAAGCAAGACCATAAGAAATTGCTCCCTGATCCAAAAAAATCTCCCCTTGACAGATTCATGGACACGTCATTGCCATCAAGAAACTTGGACGTGAGGTCACAGAGGCTTGACTTTGATGATGTGTCTGAATGTGAAATTCCTTGGGAAGATCTTGTGATTGGTGAAAGGATTGGCTTAGGTACTTATTTTGCTACCAAGTTTTGATATACACTGTGCTGCTTTTGAACTAACAACTTTGACCTGTTTTGGAAACTAATTTTAAATGTGTTGAACTGTATTTCAAGTTGTTAGCTTTGATGGACATGTTTTTTATTAGCTGAATAGGAGTGGGTTGGTTTCATGAACTTGCATTTTTATAGGTTCATATGGAGAGGTTTACCGTGCTGACTGGAATGGAACAGTAAGTAGTTCATCCCCCCCCCCTAAAATTCTATTTTTTGTATCTTGAGCTTAGCCATTTGTTCAAGATGTTCTGCGGAAGTCATAAAAGAATCAACTGAGATCATGAGAAACCAAATTATGGTCAATGCACTGAAGTTTTCGTTTATTTGCAGGAAGTAGCTGTAAAAAAATTCTTGGATCAAGATTTCTATGGTGATGCTCTGGATGAGTTTAGGAGTGAAGTAGGTGAACTTTTATCTGTTTCTATCTTGGAGTTTTCGTAAATAAATAATTCAATTATCATATTTACTCAGTCCAGTTGTTGCTTTATTGTTTGATATACGGATGTACTTTATCTGACAAGGTCCGAATTATGCGTCGGCTGCGCCATCCAAATATTGTTCTCTTTATGGGTGCTGTTACACGCCCTCCGAACTTATCTATTGTATCTGAATACCTTCCAAGGTATAATACTTACTCTTACTACACAATTGTTGTTTATATTGTGGAATGTGTGAATTAAATATCCCAGTCTAGACAACACAGAAACTGTAGCTGGCATGCATACTGAAAGTTCCTTTTACATTTTAATTTTATTGTGGTACATGCTATTAGATTTCTAGATGCTTGCAATTCTGGAGTTGCTAAATGCTACATAATATGTAGACTCGTGCCCATCAGATTCATACAAAAAAATATTTTTGATGGAGTAAATCCTTCCTTGAGCTCAGTTAAAAGTTTGTTTTTAGATGAGTTGAGTTATTGGGATAGGGCTGGTGCTAAACATATATCAAGTCTTGGCCTTACTGCTGCTGTTATTAGGGTCTAGGCTGATCCTGTGGTTTAAGGTTTTCAATCTGGTCTAGTCTTATATTTGCCCATTGGGCATTGTACTTTGGTTTACTTTGGACCTTTTTtctctcttaatataatgatgtgcaGCTCTCCTGCGCATTTGAGAAAAAAAAGATTCATACAAAAAATCTAaagaggtatttggtgattcattGTTGGTTCATGATTTTGTCCTTGTTTAGGGGAAGCTTATATAAGATCCTTCACCGCCCTAATTGCCTAATTGATGAAAAGCGGAGGATCAAGATGGCCCTTGATGTGGTAAGGATGAATCTTGTATATTTTGttgatttgtttgtttttttgTTCCTGCTCATAAAAATGACTTTTTTCTTAAGGCCAAAGGCATGAATTGCCTGCACACTAGTGTACCTACAATTGTTCATCGGGATCTGAAATCGCCAAACTTGCTGGTTGACAATAATTGGAATGTAAAGGTGTGTGATCTTGCCCGCAATTAATATTTGACCACTAATgatcattaacatcaatatctgtaATAAAACAGGTTTGCGACTTTGGACTTTCACGGTTAAAGCACAGTACGTTTTTGTCATCCAAATCCACTGCTGGAACAGTAAGTAACTAGCATCTGGATGATAAAATCATGTTTCCCCCTACTTTCTGTCTTTCCCTTGGAACatgatttattattattattattatttttgcaTCATCTATCAGCCTGAGTGGATGGCACCTGAGGTTCTACGGAATGAACAATCGAATGAAAAGTGAGTGATTTTCTGATGCTTTCTGACTTGTATCTTTTTCTGGATATTCTGATTATTGAGCATTCCCTTGGATATAGGATTCTGTCTTCCTTTCAAATGCTTGACTTGTGGTTTTGTGCTCAGATCAAAGAATTTCGTTTTCTGATagttggatgtgactgcttggtatTTTTCATGCTGTGGGATCATGCATCTATCTTGTCAGGCTTTTATATGCTCCAAATATTTTCTACTCCATATGCTGCATTTTTGTTACTAATAACCCGGTAAAACACAGttctctcctccctccctcccaCCTCTGTTGCTCTCCCCGGCTCTATCCTTCTCCCTCACCTTATTCTGACAACACGGACCCAAGTACCATAGATGGCACACGTCTTGACACATACATACTTGTCACATGTGACTATGTGAGTCCTGTTCTTACTACACTTGCTAGCACTCCAACACTCCTTTCTTGCCTTTGACAATGAGTTCTTGCAATCTGCCTTCTCCAGAAGACGTACTTACCTTTCTTGCCAACACTACCCTTGGGCCTTGTTTGGATGTAGTCTGATTCGCATCAATGCACGTGTGTTGGGGTGGATTGGAGTGGAACTCGAACTAAATTCCACCCCAACACATGTGGATTGAGGTTAATCTGACAACATCCAAACAAGGCCTGTCTTCCTGCCAAACCCCACTGCAACCATGGCACTTCTGCACAGCAGGGAGGATCCTtggttagtttaaaaataaataaccAGTATTACCAAGTGAGGAGATTTTTTGAGATGTGGCTAGTTTTCAATCAGCTCCTCTAGCTAGTTTTACAATTTTCCAACCAATCATGTAGAAAGCAGAACCGTACAGGTTAATTGATCTATCTTCCGTCCAGAACTATAGGTTTCACTTTCACACTTTCGCTCTTCTCCTGCAACACCTTTTTATACTTTGCAAAAACTGAAGTATGATAGGATACTCACCTCTTAACTTAGTTAAATTCAGTAACGATCTTGATGCTGCCACTACCTGAATTTTGTACAGGTGCGACGTTTACAGCTTTGGTGTCATATTATGGGAGCTGGCAACGCTTAGAATGCCATGGAGTGGGATGAATCCAATGCAGGTTGTGGGGGCAGTTGGTTTCCAGGATAGACGGCTTGATATTCCCAAGGAAGTTGATCCTCTGGTAGCAAGGATCATATTCGAATGCTGGCAGAAGTGAGTTATAAGAACTAAACCTGTTGTCTGATCAAAGTCTCCTGTCTCGGTCATGGCACTTTAAATTTGTGCTAACATGTGCTCTGTCAATCGCCAGGGACCCAAATCTGCGCCCTTCATTTGCACAGTTAACAAGTGCCCTAAAGACTGTTCAAAGACTAGTGACCCCTTCTCACCAGGAGACCCAGAGCCCCCATGTTCATCAAGAAATCTCAGTGAACTTGACTCCATAGGAGGGCTGTCAACTTCCCGTTGTGCATAGTTTTTGTTCTTTTGCCGTTTGTGTTTTGTCCAAGAGCCCGCAAATGCGGGCGCGGCTTGTAGATTGAGCGCCCCAGGCGGTGGTAGACACTCTGCCGTCTGCGACAAGGACCCCGTGGTAGGGTATGTATAGAGTTGCCCATCATCGGGAGAAGTGATTCAGTGTGTAGCAACTGATCGTCAATCCCTCTTTTAGTCCTTTGTACACCCAACCGGTCGACCGGGTGCGAGCCCTCTGAAAGCAGTGAGCTCTGTGTTCATTGTGAAGTGCGTGGCTATGCTAAGTGGATTTTCTGTCTTGCTGCGCAATAGGCAGCAGCGTATCTGGAAGTTTGAAGCGTTGTAAAACTCTGTACAATCAGGACACTTGAATACAGGATACATACATTGTGTTCTTTGTTTTTGAAGATGTGCAAGCAGTCCTTCTGTGCAAGCGTGTAAGCAAACAATCTGATCTATTAGATCGTGATCCAACCGTATgtcacatttaacacttaaactcTTCCATCACCagctcaataatctttataaaaaatTCCCTAACAAATCATGGCTGTATCCGTGGTTGAATCGTAATCTAATATATTTTAGATGGTTTGTTTGCACGCTTGCATAGAAAGACTGCTTCTGTAGCAGTCGTTACCGTATGTTTGTGTTTGTTGGCCTGCGCCTTTTAAAAAAAATATGCCACGTTGCCAGCCACTTTCGTTGGACCGCTGGGAAGATGTACCGTGGGCCCGTGGCAGACAAACCCTGAGCCCCATTCTTTTTCCGCTCCTCGCAAGACACGCATACGTCACCTCCCGACCATGCGTCCTCCCGATCACCGTCCACGCGCGCCGACAGCCGAGATCCAACGGTCTATTGCCTTCCCCTCTGCTGCTCTGCTCTGTTCGCTTGTGCTCCTTCTTTCCATGGCGGCATACGCCGGAATCCTAGTTCCACCGCTCCCCGTCCGCCTCTCGGTCTCTCACCTTAGATCCGTTACCCCGGCTTCCTACTCCCTGAACCACCGTCCCCCCCGCCCCGCGGTCGCCCGTGCGGCTTCCCGCGGCAACGGCAACGGCGGGCCACCGGTGGAGGGGGAGAAGGAGCGGCGACGCTCGTCGCTCCCGGCGCTGTCGGAGATCCGGTTGGGAGAGCTTCTGTCCCCGGACCCCGCCAATGCCGTGGCTGTGGTGCTCACGGGCGCGCTCGTATGGGCTGGCGCCTCACTGCTGCTGCAGCTCACGCTCATCTCCGCAGCAATCTTCGCCGCCGCCGTCAAGTACTCGTTTGTCGCCGCGCTCCTGCTAATCGTCCTTATCGCCCTGCTGTGATCGACCCGGCCAAGGTGCCCCCATCTCCCCATCTTAAATTTGCACTTGTTTTTCTCTATGTATATTCCTCACACCTGTCTTACTGCTTCTTAACGTATACATACTTTGGAATTTTCGTCAATATCACAGAAAAAAGCTGTAAGTTCGCACGAAGCATTCCGATTGAAGATCACGTAGAGGGCAAAGCAGCGGATTTCAAATGTTTCCATTTTTGTATGGAGCAGTACTGCAGTAGAAAATATTTGCCTGCCAGTGCCAGGTgcgtttattattattattgttttttTTTTGCACACTGAGATAATTGGATTCCAAAGTAGTCTCAGCAAACAGGGGATATCTGAGAAAAACAACCAGAATACAGTGCTGTTCAATTCAAATGTTTATTCAATATACGAACGTGCTATCTGAAACCTGAATGATGAAAATATCAATACATGTGTGTCCTACAGACAAACACATCAAATAACATCAACGCCAGTTATTCCAGAATGACTATATCGTAAATAAGAATCTCTCATTTGCGTTGTAATGCATCGAAAAGATCAAGCATTTGTTTATAAATTCATTCTGCTCATTCACCTGGCAGTACAAAAATGAGCGTCAGTTAGCTGTACCAGTAGCATCTTCTACCTTTGTACTGAAAGTATCTCCTTTATTTGCGATCAAATGGAGAGTGTGATCGAACTTCTCTTGTAAATGTAGAGTTTGTTTGGGTAGTTACTACCTTGTGCAGGAGCAGCTGTAGCTGGTCTCAGTGCACGAGCGGCTACCATGAGTCCAAGATATAGTATGAAGATCTTATGTTTGGTTCATGTACACCACAGCTTTCCTTGTGATCCTGACCATCGGGTGACCAATGGTTGTTATTGTACCTAGGGTCTGTTTTTTAAGGATATATCAATATTGCGGTGCTCGGTGATGGTACTTTGTGTGAGGAAGATGGCTATGGTTGGGACTTGTCGAGATGGGAGTACTAGCTTGATTGGGAAGCCCGTTTGAGACCTTGTAGTTGCATTTTGCATACACAAGCACATGTTGGTTAGTGTTGTGGAGATACAATACCAATGTGCTTGTCAGCAACTCAGCATATGTTGATCGGTTCTTTTCACTGAAAGATCTGGCAGTTCATTGCTTCTGTGCTGACCCTTGTGGTTATTATCCCCGTGTGCTTCATTTTCCGTTTCTGCCCACATGCTTGACTCCGCAATTACACATTCTGTTCTGCGGTTCCAGTTCATGCCTATCCCATCGCTGGACTCCTCATCGATTCATAATCCTTCGCAAGTTGGGCTTACTGATTGGCTTTCCAGCTCTGCACGATGAGGAGGCTTGCCAGCTCTGCAAGAAGACGACTCATGAGTCATGATGTATCCAGTTTTGCATCAAATGCTTCCAGATCTACAAGAGTAAGTACTGTATGTATGTGTTAGTTTGTCATCATACATGACAATTGATTGGGTCTTGGCAACTAGAGGAAGATGGCAGATGTTGACCGTATACGGCTGGGCTTGGAACGAGGCCCGTTCCACATGGATCGGCGGGACTCGGATTCAATCCTGGTCCAACTGGGAATGGTTGTTCGGTTAATTTGGGGATGAATTGCAGCTGGTTCATTCCGGCCGTTTTTCCTGTCTCATCATCCCATTGGATCGACGCCCGGCCTCCTACCGTCTGGCCTCTGGGAGGGACCAAGCCTACGACGACGACGTGAACACTAGACCAGAGGTGAGGCAACCATGACTCCATGAGCATTGAGCACCCCCCGCGCGTGAGGCGATGGCGGCGACGACACGATCGGGTTTTAGGATCTTGGATCGGGTTTTTGGATCTTGGACGGTTAGCAACTGAGCACGATGGTCTAGTTCTAGTTGACATCCGTGATGCGGATAGTCGAGATGTGGAATGATTTTGCACTCGTGAGTTCTTCTCTTCCTTCCCCCTTTTTTCTGCCCGGTGCTGCCTAGGGTTCATAGTTCTTAAAATCAAGATCCTTGTTCTTGTCCCTTCTTGTTCGTTCATGTTCAAGGTGATACTTGCATATTGTTTTAGTTTAGTTCAGTTTCGTTTGAAAGGTAGGCTTACAGAGAGGTTAGAAAATAGGACAAACAGATAAAAGACACCTGACGTGTCCCGTTCTGCAATGGATGACACATCGGATATGACACTTAGAGAGCATGTCAAAGTGTATAAGTTTAGCGAAGGCACCAGACCTGTTTGGTGCAACACCAGACTGAGCATCGAATACATAGTGCACAACGGTCGACAACAGGAAGATTCCAATAGCTAGATGATGTGGCATGTGTCCGGTGAGTTCTAACAGATTGACGAAGTTGACATTTTTTCCAACAGTAACCTCTAAGACGATACcagacatgtccagtgcgccaataGATATGTTTGGTGAGTACAGAAAATCAAGAGTGGGGTCCCAACGACTTTTTTGAGATGGGCAACCTATATATACTCCTTCAACTAGGCACAACTTTATCAATGAGCTAAGAAACATCACACATGAGTTAGAGGATCATCTCCAAACCATCCAAACTATCCAAGTGCTCCAAAATAGTTGTGTGCTTAGTATATACATCTTCTGAGAACTAAAATATCAATAGAGTTTCTAGAGCACTTGAGTTGAGTTGTGACTCTGAGAAAAGAGAGAAGAAAAGTGATCTTTCTTGTGTTGAGTTGTTGCTCTAAGCGATCAAGAGCCTTCGACTTTGTGTGGGCCTTGTAAGAGAGTTTGCTCTCACCAATTGAGAAAGAAAGGACTCAAGCTCAACCTTAGTGGTCGTTTGAGTGaggaaagggttaaaagagacaCGCTTTTTTTGACTCCTTAATGGAGACACAGAGTTCTTTGTGAAACCAAACTTAGGTAAACAAATCTTGAGTCTCTTGTGCATTTTCCTTCCCATTTGCATTTGCCTTTCCTCTCCTAGTTAAtacttgattttctcatcatttaaGAGTCATCACTTATATCTTGTTGCTAGCTTTCATTTTCACACTTAAGTTTTACTAGCAACATAAGAAAGTATTTATCTTTTTGATATCTTAGCTATATCATTCTCACACTGACCATTAAAGttagaatattcagattgctccttGTGTTTGGTTTAGAATTCTTAGATATTGCATATTCACCCCTCTAAGCAACTTTTAGTAGTACCATTGAGGTATCTAAAAATGAAAAAACTTTTGAAGTAGCTAAAAAGGATGCATATACTTCTTGCAATGATTTTTTTATTTTAGACTCACCTTCTTGTGATCAAGTTTGTTTTAAGATTGTGATTGTAGAAACATGATCACAAGAAATCATATTAGAGAATGAGCAACTTAAGCAAGAAGTGACATGCCTCCCAAGAACTTGACTCAAATGAAGGCAAGACGAAGCCGACCTAATCTCATCAAGATAGTACTGGCAAGGGAGTGAAGAAGCTTGATAGTTGAAATATTGTGGTTTGGTATGTGTGCCACAAGTCCTACGAGTGCAAAGTAAAGAATGGAGAAGGAATAAAGAAAAAACAAGCAAGCAAGCTCTCCAATATCCTTGTTGTCTGGCCCTCCCTTCTTGTCCGATAAACCACCCTTCTTGTATCTCCAATAACCCCCTTTATCATTATTTCTACAGTTTTAACTATCAAATATCTCTTATACTTTATCTTCAGCATCCATCCAATTATCGATCATGTCCGAGAACTCAAGAATTATCTTTGGCGTATTGCTGAAGACATCGTGGTACTAGAACTTTTCCATTAGACCATCATCGAAGTGGCTGATCATGTTTTGGTCAGAATGTCCATTAGGGTAAAGTGAATTTTGGTGAAGCATTTGTAGTAGCCACATATGCTTTTTCCATCCTTCTACTTGTAGTTTTGAGGATCGTGCTTATTGGCCAAACGAGGCCATGCACTTTGGAAGTTGTCCATGATTTCTTTGAGAGAGCTAGCTAGCTATCGATGGCCGCTCAAGCCAAGTTAGTGGAGTAGCTTCAAGTACCATCAATAAGTAGATCACCTTGATATCTTCATTCCTTCCCATGAGGCTGATCGTAGCTAACTAGCATCAAATCCATATATTTAGGTTCTTCTTGTTATTGGACTTGCTAATGTTGCCGTGCTT
It contains:
- the LOC103631744 gene encoding serine/threonine-protein kinase EDR1 isoform X1, with amino-acid sequence MKSLFKSKIRWQHRSNDPASPSGQPQPQPQQALGPPSPSPSSSPSSAAPLSVSTAATSSPSSPPSAAATPTGAGAAAAAGAGAAGEDYIASEEEFQMQLAMALSASSNSDCVGDLDGEQIRKAKLISLDRFAAHRDEGHTAESLSRRYWDYNFLDYHEKVIDGFYDIFGSMESSRQGNMPSLADLQTGIGDLGFEVIVVNRAIDSTLQEMEQVAQCILLDFPVANIALLVQRIAELVTDNMGGPVKDANDMLTRWLEKSTELRTSLQTSLLPIGCIKIGLSRHRALLFKILADSVGILCKLVKGSNYTGGDDDDAINIIKMDNEREFLVDLMAAPGALIPADILSWKGNSLNSNRKLGLSQTAGSSSTVGANMGPSVLPLEPKGDQLPLFSSGDWISESGSGYGAAETAASTQTSSGATSSVPAGSAFDSSWMLINHDQSDGPSTSAGTSSQQKVVPQNEHPRNLNRLPDLQEIPESKNLFADLNPFGDTKSKKTSVPFKGPDQRNNELQKRRENIVPNGGRPQQRLVMKNWSPYNDVSNNKQYNYVEDSFARRNVGNNAASSSSQITQQAARSNLNSGLRNDASYHNYDSIMAGTSATNITSTAETGKVPERVLRGDLDKGQTNYRLQDQHVVGQPPQERLPWGNPAEGRVPMNRFQNQAKQHMGNIDTKQDHKKLLPDPKKSPLDRFMDTSLPSRNLDVRSQRLDFDDVSECEIPWEDLVIGERIGLGSYGEVYRADWNGTEVAVKKFLDQDFYGDALDEFRSEVRIMRRLRHPNIVLFMGAVTRPPNLSIVSEYLPRGSLYKILHRPNCLIDEKRRIKMALDVAKGMNCLHTSVPTIVHRDLKSPNLLVDNNWNVKVCDFGLSRLKHSTFLSSKSTAGTPEWMAPEVLRNEQSNEKCDVYSFGVILWELATLRMPWSGMNPMQVVGAVGFQDRRLDIPKEVDPLVARIIFECWQKDPNLRPSFAQLTSALKTVQRLVTPSHQETQSPHVHQEISVNLTP
- the LOC103631744 gene encoding serine/threonine-protein kinase EDR1 isoform X2 is translated as MKSLFKSKIRWQHRSNDPASPSGQPQPQPQQALGPPSPSPSSSPSSAAPLSVSTAATSSPSSPPSAAATPTGAGAAAAAGAGAAGEDYIASEEEFQMQLAMALSASSNSDCVGDLDGEQIRKAKLISLDRFAAHRDEGHTAESLSRRYWILADSVGILCKLVKGSNYTGGDDDDAINIIKMDNEREFLVDLMAAPGALIPADILSWKGNSLNSNRKLGLSQTAGSSSTVGANMGPSVLPLEPKGDQLPLFSSGDWISESGSGYGAAETAASTQTSSGATSSVPAGSAFDSSWMLINHDQSDGPSTSAGTSSQQKVVPQNEHPRNLNRLPDLQEIPESKNLFADLNPFGDTKSKKTSVPFKGPDQRNNELQKRRENIVPNGGRPQQRLVMKNWSPYNDVSNNKQYNYVEDSFARRNVGNNAASSSSQITQQAARSNLNSGLRNDASYHNYDSIMAGTSATNITSTAETGKVPERVLRGDLDKGQTNYRLQDQHVVGQPPQERLPWGNPAEGRVPMNRFQNQAKQHMGNIDTKQDHKKLLPDPKKSPLDRFMDTSLPSRNLDVRSQRLDFDDVSECEIPWEDLVIGERIGLGSYGEVYRADWNGTEVAVKKFLDQDFYGDALDEFRSEVRIMRRLRHPNIVLFMGAVTRPPNLSIVSEYLPRGSLYKILHRPNCLIDEKRRIKMALDVAKGMNCLHTSVPTIVHRDLKSPNLLVDNNWNVKVCDFGLSRLKHSTFLSSKSTAGTPEWMAPEVLRNEQSNEKCDVYSFGVILWELATLRMPWSGMNPMQVVGAVGFQDRRLDIPKEVDPLVARIIFECWQKDPNLRPSFAQLTSALKTVQRLVTPSHQETQSPHVHQEISVNLTP
- the LOC100275123 gene encoding uncharacterized protein LOC100275123, whose product is MAAYAGILVPPLPVRLSVSHLRSVTPASYSLNHRPPRPAVARAASRGNGNGGPPVEGEKERRRSSLPALSEIRLGELLSPDPANAVAVVLTGALVWAGASLLLQLTLISAAIFAAAVKYSFVAALLLIVLIALL